In the genome of Streptomyces sp. Tu 3180, the window TGCTGGACACGCTGCGCGCCTACGGTGCCGAGTGGCTGGAGGGGACGGGCGACGCGGAGCGGGTCGGGCGGCGGCACCGGGACTGGTACGTGGGGCTGGCCACCTGGTGCGAGCTGGACTGGTTCTCGCCGCGGCAGAGTGAGATCGCCGCGCGCGTGGAGGCGGAGCTGCCGAATCTGCGCCGTGCCCTGGAGGTGGCTCTGGCCGAGCCGGAGGAGGCGTGCCTGGGGCAGTTCCTCGCGGGCTCGCTGTGGTTCTACTGGGTCGGCTGCGGACGGCTGTCGGAGGGGCGGCACTGGCTGGAGCAGGCGGTCCGGCTGGACTCCGGGCATGAGCAGGCGCGGCTCAAGGCCCTGTGGGTGCTGGGTTACGTGGCGGTCCTGCAGGGCGACAAGGCGTCCGCGCTGGCGGCGCTCCAGGAGTGCCGGCAGGAGGCGGAGCGGGTCGCGAGCGACAAGGCGCTGGCGTACGCCGAGCACCGCATCGGCTGTCTGGCCCTCGTCACGGACGACATGCCGCGCGCGGAGACGCTGCTGCGCTCGGCGCTGGAGCGCTACGCGAGGATCGGCGAGCTCAACAGCAATGTCCTGATGGGCCAGGTCGAGCTGGCGATGGTCCGTGCCTTCCGGGGCGATCTGCCGGAGGCGGTGCGGCTGTGCGAGGACGTGCGCCGGGTCTGCGACGACCACGGCGAGCGGTGGGCCCGCGCCTACGCCCTCTACGTCCTGGCGTACGCGGCCTGGAGCGGGGGCGACCCGGGCGGGGCGCGGGAGCTGCTGACGGACTGTCTGGAGGGGGCCCACGCCTTCCGCGACCTGCTCGGTGCCGTGCTGTCGCTGGAGCTGCTGGCCCTGGTCACGGCGACGGAGGGGGAAGCGGCCGAGGCGGCGGTGCTCCAGGGGGCGGCGGACCGGATGTGGCCGTCGGTGGGACTGCCGCTGTTCGGCTCGGCCCACTACAACGTGCCGCACGAGCTGTGCGAGGCGCGGGCCCGCGAGTGCCTCGGCGACGAGCGGTACGAGGAGTGCCGGCGGGCGGGGTCGCGGCTCGGCCGGGACGAGGCCGTCCGCCGGGCGCTGCGCCGGCCCGGGGCGCCGGCCGCCGCGCCCGCGCCGCGCGGGCCGGTGCGGCGGGCGGCCGCGGATGCCCCCGCACACGAGACCGCCGCCTCGCCCACCCGGAAGGGCGGGGAGACGGCGGACTGAGGTACCGCGTGCCTGCTGGGGTCAGCGGGCGTAGTACTCGACGACGAGCTGCTCGTCGCAGATCACCGGGATCTCCTTGCGGTTCGGCTCGCGGTCCAGGCGGAACGCCAGGGCCTTGAGGTTCACCTGGAGGTAGCGCGGGGTCTCACCGTCGGGGGCGAAGCCACCCTCACGAGCGATCGTGAAGAGGGTCTTCTCCTTGGAGCGGTCGCGGACCTGCACGACGTCGTCCGGGCGGACACGGAAGGAGGGCTTGTCGACCTTCTTGCCGTTGACCTGGATGTGGCCGTGCACGACCATCTGGCGGGCCTGGTAGATCGTGCGGGCGATGCCCGAACGCAGGACCAGGGCGTCGAGGCGGCGCTCCAGCTCGATGATCAGGGCCTCACCGGTCTTGCCCTGGACCTTGGAGGCACGCTCGTAGGCGCGGACGAGCTGGCGCTCGGACACGTCGTACTGCGCGCGCAGACGCTGCTTCTCGAGCAGACGGACCTTGTAGTCCGAGTTCTGCTTGCGGCCGCGGCCGTGCTCACCCGGCGGGTAGGGGCGGGCCTCGAAGTACTTGACGGCCTTCGGGGTCAGCGCGATGCCGAGGGCACGCGACTTCTTGACCTTGGGGCGGGACTGGTTCGCCATGGAACCGACACCTCGTGTTTTCTGTGCGAATACGGCTTCACCAGGGTTAGGGGAGGTCGCATCCGCAGCCGGGGAAACCCCGCGGGTCCGTCGTGAGGACCTGCCGGGCAGCCGCTCCCCTGATCTGGGCACATACGTGCAGCACGCGAGTGGCCCACCGACCGCTCCCGGGGACCCGGGTGGTGGTGGGCTGCCCGCGACACCGTTCGCCGGTGCGCGACGCTCCTGGAGGTCCCGCCGCCTCGCGGCGGTGGGGCTCCGGCTGGATGTCCCGCTCTGGTGGTGCCGGCTCCCCTCGCGGGGACCGGACGCGGGACGCAGCACTCCACGCAATTCTACAGGGTGGTCAGGACCGCTTCCGACCGAGGTGCTTCCTGGTCCACGCCACGGCGTCCGCGTACCGGGCCTCGGCGCCGTGCCGGGTGGGTTCGTAGTACTGGCGGTCCTTGAGGGCGTCCGGGGCGTACTGCTGCTCGGCGATGCCCTCGGGCAGGTCGTGGGGGTACACGTACCCCTGGGCGTGCCCCAGTTTGGCCGCGCCCTTGTAGTGCCCGTCGCGCAGGTGCGGCGGCACGGGTCCGGCCAGGCCCTTGCGCACGTCGTCGAGGGCGGCGCCGATCGCGGTGGTGGCCGCGTTGGACTTGGGCGCCAGGGCGAGGGCGATGGTGGCGTGGCTGAGGGTGAGGGCGGCCTCGGGGAAGCCGATCATGGCCACGGCCTGGGCGGCGGCGACCGCGATCGGCAGGGCGTTCGGGTCGGCGAGGCCGATGTCCTCGCTGGCGGAGATCATCAGGCGGCGGGCGATGAAGCGGGGGTCCTCGCCGGCCTCGATCATGCGGGCCAGGTAGTGCAGGGCGGCGTCCACGTCGGAGCCGCGGATGGACTTGATCAGGGCGCTGGCGACGTCGTAGTGCTGGTCGCCGTCGCGGTCGTACTTCACCGCCGCCCGGTCGACCGTCTCCTCCAGGGTGGTCAGGGCGATCTCCGCCTCGCCCTTGTCGAGTGCGGCCCCGGCGGCGGCCTCCAGCGCGGTCAGCGCGCGGCGGGCGTCGCCGCCGGCGATGCGCAGGAGGTGGCTCTCGGTGTCCCCGGGGAGGGTGACGGCGCCCTTCAGGCCCCGCTCGTCGGTGAGCGCGCGCTTCAGCAGGTCCCGGATGTCGTCGTCGGTGAGGGGTTCGAGGGTGAGCAGCAGGGACCGGGACAGCAGCGGGGAGATGACCGAGAAGTACGGGTTCTCGGTGGTCGCGGCGATCAGGGTGACCCAGCGGTTCTCCACCGCCGGGAGCAGGGAGTCCTGCTGGGCCTTGCTGAAGCGGTGGATCTCGTCGAGGAAGAGGACGGTCTCCTGGCCGTACCCGCCCGAGGCGCGGCGGGCGCCGTCGATGACCGCGCGGACCTCCTTGACGCCCGCGGTGATCGCCGACAGTTCGACGAAGCGCTTGTTGGTGGCCTTGGAGACGACGTAGGCCAGGGTCGTCTTGCCGGTGCCGGGCGGACCCCACAGGATCACCGAGGAGGGTCCCGCGGGACCCGAGGCGCCCTCTCCGACCAGTCTGCGCAGGGGGGAGCCCGGCTTCAGCAGGTGCTGCTGGCCCACCACCTCGTCGAGGGTGCGCGGGCGCATCCGGACCGCCAGGGGGCTGCCGGTCGGGTCCTTCTCCTGGCGTTCTTCTGCTGCGGCGGTGAACAGGTCGGGCTCCACGCTGAAACCCTAAAGGACCGCGCCGGCGGCGCGGGGCGCGGTCAGCTGGTCCAGAAGTCCCACCAGCGGGTCAGGACCAGCATCCCGATGATGCCGATGTGCAGGACCGGCAGGACCCAGGTGAACTCGCCGAAGAAGCCCTTCAGCCAGCCGGGGGCGGGCAGGAACCCCTTGCGGACGTTGAACGACGTCACGTACCAGAACATGACGATCGTGGCGACCCAGGCCAGGCAGCACCACAGGCACAGGGCGTTGATCCGGTACAGGGACTGGAACGTCAGCCAGGCGCAGAAGACGGTGCCGAAGAGCGTGCCCGCGTTGAAGGTGAGCCAGTACCAGCGCGGGAAGCGGGCGCCGGCGAGCAGGCTCACGCCGACGCAGACGACGATGCCGTAGGTGACCAGGCCGAGCATCGGGTTGGGGAACCCGAAGACGGAGGCCTGGTCGCTCTCCATCACGCTGCCGCAGGAGACGACGGGGTTGAGGCTGCACCCGGGCGTGAACGTCTCGCCCTTGACCTTGGCCTCGAGGAGCTTGAACTTGTCGAGCGTGATCACCCACGCGGCGAGCACACCGGCCGCACCGGTGATCACCAGGAGCAGGGCGAGGGCCCGGCTCGCGCCCTCCTTCCGCGGCGCGGCGGCGCGCTCCGGCGAGGGGGAGGACTCGGGCTCCATGGCGACGTCCTTGACTGTCGTCTTGCTCATCACGCCGATTCCGTCACTAGAGAGTGTGGACCTGCTTCGGGCAGGGCCATTGTGCCGCACGGGGCTGTGGATCCGCCGTTCGCCGGGCACAAGGGCACACGGACGTTCGCCGTGGGCGTCCGGTTTCGGCCGACGCGCGCGGCACGACCGCACACGTGCTCCATCCGGCGTCCCCGGGAGGGTGATCCGGCGTGCGGGGAGTGGACGAAGGCGCCGGACGCCCGGGCGTCCGGCGCCTCGCGCGCCGTGTCAGCCGAGCCGTGACTCCAGTTCCGCGACGATCTCGTTCACCCCGACCGCCGTCTGCTCGCCGGACTCCATGTCCTTGAGCTGGACGACGCCCTCGGCGAGGTCGCGTTCGCCCAGCACCAGGGCGTAGCGGGCGCCCGAGCGGTTGGCGGCCTTCATCGCGGCCTTCAGGCCCTTGTCGCCGTAGGAGAAGTCCGCGGCGACGCCGTTCTTGCGCAGCTCGGTGACCTTCGCGAACAGCACCCGGCGGGCCTCCTCGCCGAGCGGGACGGCGAACACGCTGGTGGTGGCGGGCAGTTCGAGCTCGACGCCCTCCGCCTCCAGGGCCAGCACGGTGCGGTCGACGCCGAGCGCCCAGCCGACGGACGGCAGCGCGGGGCCGCCGATCATCTCGGACAGGCCGTCGTAGCGGCCGCCGCCGCCCACCGCGGACTGCGAGCCCAGGCCGTCGTGGACGAACTCGAAGGTGGTGCGCGTGTAGTAGTCCAGGCCGCGCACCAGCTTGGGGTCGTCCTCGAAGGCCACGCCCGCGGCCGTGATCAGCTCGCGGACCTCCTCGTGGTACGCCTTGCAGGCGTCGCAGAGGTAGTCGCGCAGCAGGGGGGCTCCGGTCAGCTGCTTCTGCACCGACTCCCGCTTGTCGTCCAGCACGCGCAGCGGGTTGATCTCCGCGCGGCGCAGGGTGTCCTCGTCCAGGTCCAGGCCGCGCAGGAAGTCCTGCAGCGCGGCCCGGTAGACCGGGCGGCACTCCTTGTCGCCGAGGCTGTTGAGCAGGATGCGGAAGTCGCTCAGGCCCAGCGAGCGGTACGCCTGGTCGGCCAGGATGATCAGCTCGGCGTCCAGGGCCGGGTCCTCCGCGCCGATCGCCTCGGCGCCGACCTGGGAGAAGTGGCGGTAGCGGCCCTTCTGGGGGCGCTCGTAGCGGTAGTACGAGCCGGAGTACCAGAGCTTGACCGGGAGGTTGCCCGCCTTGTGCAGGTTGGCCTCCAGGGCGGCGCGCAGCACGGAGGCCGTGCCCTCGGGGCGCAGGGCGAGCCGGTCGCCGCCCTTGGTCTCGAAGGCGTACATCTCCTTGGTCACGATGTCGGTGGACTCGCCGACACCGCGCGCGAAGAGCTCCACGTTCTCGAAGCCGGGGGTCTCGATGTAGCCGTAGCCGGAGCCCCGCAGCGGGGCGGCGATGGCCTCGCGCACGGCGAGGTACTTGGCGCTGTCCGGCGGGATCAGGTCGTACGTGCCCTTGGGGGCCTTGAAGGTGCTCACGGAAGTCTCTCGTCACATTCCTCGTCGGGGAGCCTCGGCGGCGCCGCGTCCTTGGCGGTCTGCCGCCACCTGCCGCAGGTACGGGTTGGTGGCGCGCTCCTGGCCGATGGTCGTCTGGGGGCCGTGGCCGGACAGCACCACGGTCGAGTCGTCGAGCGGCAGGCACACGCGGGCCAGCGAGTCGAGCATCTCGGCCATGTCACCGCCGGGCAGGTCGGTGCGTCCGATGGAGCCGGCGAACAGCAGGTCGCCCGAGAAGAACACCGGCGGGATGTCCGCCGCCTCGGGCAGGCCGAAGGTCACCGACCCCTTGGTATGGCCGGGCGCGTGCGCGACGGTGAGCTCCAGGCCCGCCAGTTCCAGCTTCGCGCCGTCGGTCAGCTCGCGGACGTCGTCCGGCTCCCCCACGGTCAGCTCGCCCATCAGCGGCATCCCGATGGAGCGGCCCAGCGACTTCTCGGGGTCGCTCATCATGTACCGGTCCTCGGGGTGGATCCAGGCCGGCACGTCGTGCGCTCCGCAGACCGGGACGACCGAGGCGACGTGGTCGATGTGGCCGTGGGTGAGGATGACGGCGACCGGCTTGAGCCGGTGCTTGCGGACCGCCTCCTCCACTCCGGGAGCGGCCTGGTGGCCGGGGTCGATGATCACGCACTCCTCACCGGCGGCGGGGGCGACGAGATAACAGTTCGTCCCCCAGGCCCCGGCGGGGAACCCGGCAATGAGCACGATCGTCCTTCGTTTGTGTCGGTACGGGAGGCTTGCGGCGGGACTGCGCCCGTGGTCAGAGCCTACCGGCGCTGCCGATTCCTCAGCGAACCCATATACGGTACGGGGCACACGCAGGCGGTCGGCTCACCGCACGCACGCACGCGTACCGGCCGGCACACGAGACGCATGAGGAGACAACCCGGTGGTCAGCCAGGAACAGCGGCGGCGTCAGCTCGCCCGGGAGAAGTTCTTGCGGCAGCAGCAGCGGCGCACCGAGGCGCGGCGCAAGGCGCGGATGCGCAACTCGGTGATCGCTTCCGTGCTCGGTGTGGTCCTGATCGGCAGCGTCGCGCTGTACACGACCGGGGCGCTCGAGCAGGACGACGACCAGGCCAACGCGAGCGCGGAGGCCACGCCGAGCGCGCCCAGCAAGGCGCCGGACCCGTGCGACAAGCCGGCCGCGGGCAAGGTCAAGACGCAGACCTGGAAGAAGGAGCCGGCGATGTCCATCGACAAGTCGGCGAAGTACACCCTGGAGCTCGACACGACCTGCGGCACGATAGACGTGGCGCTGAAGGCGTCGGCCGCGCCGCACACCGTCAACTCCTTCGACTTCCTCGCCGGGAAGGGCTACTTCGACCACACCAAGTGCCACCGGCTGACCACCAACGGCATCTACGTGCTGCAGTGCGGTGACCCGACGGGCACCGGCACCGGTGGTCCCGGCTACACGATCCCGGACGAGAACCTGAAGGACAAAACCCTGAAGGACAACGTCTATCCGGCGGGCACGGTCGCGATGGCCAACACCGGGCAGAAGAACAGTGGCGGCAGCCAGTTCTTCCTGGTCTACCAGGACAGCCAGCTCCCGCCCAGCTACACCCCGTTCGGTACCGTCTCGGAGGCCGGCATGAAGGTGCTGAAGAAGATCGCCGACGCCGGCGAGAGCACCGGGGCGGGCGACGGGGCGCCCAACGCGACGGTCGTCATCGACAAGGCGACCGTCACCGGATCCTGACCCCCAACTGCGGAATTTCGGTCGCGCGGGATGCGGACAGGCATCCCGTCGGTCGCCTATGTTGGCCGTGACGAAACTGTGGACGATGCCCGGGGGAGCTTCGAGGCCCCTTCGACGGCATCACGTGGAGGAGGCGCTGTGAGCAGCGACCCGTGGGGCCGCGTCGACGAGACGGGGACCGTGTACGTGCGTACGGCCGACGGCGAGAAGGTCGTCGGTTCCTGGCAGGCCGGCTCTCCCGATGAGGCGCTGGCCTACTTCGAGCGCAAGTACGAGGGCCTGGTTGTCGAGATCGGCCTCCTCGAGAAGCGAGTGAAGACCACCGACCTGTCGTCCAAGGACGCGCTGACCGCGATCGAGCACCTGCGGGAGCAGGTCGACGCCCACCACGCGGTCGGTGACCTGGACGCCCTCAGGGCCCGGCTGGACAAGCTCGTGAAGCTGGTGGAGGCGCGTCGCGAGGAGCGCAAGGCGCAGCGGGCCCGGCAGTCCGACGAGGCGCGCCAGGCCAAGGAGTCGCTGGTCACCGAGGCGGAGGAGCTGGCGCAGTCCGACCAGTGGCGGGCCGCCGGCGAGCGGCTGCGGGCCCTGGTGGACACCTGGAAGGGCCTGCCGCGGCTGGACCGGAAGTCCGACGACGAGCTGTGGCACCGGTTCTCGCACGCGCGCTCGGTGTTCTCCAAGCGGCGCAAGCAGCACTTCGCGCAGTTGGACGCGCAGCGCGAGGAGGCCCGCCGGACCAAGGAGCGGCTGGTCGCCGAGGCCGAGTCGCTGTCGGGCTCGACGGACTGGGGTGCGACCGCGGCGCGCTACCGCGAGCTGATGTCGGAGTGGAAGGCCGCGGGTCGCGCGCAGCGCGAGCACGAGGAGGACCTGTGGAACCGCTTCCGCGGTGCGCAGGACGTCTTCTTCGCCGCCCGCAGCTCGGTGTTCGCCGAGCGCGACGCGGAGCAGGCCGAGAACCTCAAGCTCAAGGAGGAGCTGGCCGGGGAGGCCGAGAAGCTCCTGCCGATCACGGACCTGAAGGCCGCGCGGGCCGCGTTCCGCGCGATCAACGAGCGCTGGGAGGCCATCGGCCACGTGCCGCGGGACGCCCGGCCGAGGGTCGAGGGCCGGATGCACACCGTGGAGCGGGCCCTGCAGGAGGCCGAGGAGGCCGAGTGGCGCCGGACGAACCCGGAGGCACGCGCGCGTGCCGAGGGTCTGACCGGCCAGCTCCAGGCCGCCGTGGACAAGCTGAAGGGCCAGATCGAGCAGGCCCGGGCGCAGGGCAACACCGCCAAGGCGGAGAAGCTGGAGCGGGAGCTGGAGGGCCGCCAGGCCCTGCTGGACCAGGCGCTGAAGGGTCTCCAGGAGTTCGGCGGCTGAGGTCGCGCACGTCGCTCACACGCGGGAGGGGCTCCCGTACCTCGGGTACGGGAGCCCCTCCCGCGTGTGTCAGCCGCCCGCTACGACCGGTTGCGGGCCGACGTCACGCGGTAGACGTCGTAGACGCCCTCCACGCCCCGTACGGCCTTCAGGACGTGTCCGAGGTGCTTGGGGTCGCCCATCTCGAAGGTGAAGCGGGAGGTCGCCACGCGGTCGCGGGAGGTCTGGACGGCTGCGGAGAGGATGTTGACGTGCTGGTCGGACAGGACGCGCGTGACGTCCGACAGCAGCCGGGAGCGGTCCAGGGCCTCGACCTGGATGGCGACCAGGAAGACGGAGGACTGGGTGGGCGCCCACTCGACCTCGAGGATGCGCTCGGGCTCGCGGGAGAGCGAGTCGACGTTCACGCAGTCGCTGCGGTGCACCGACACGCCGCTGCCGCGGGTCACGAAGCCGATGATCGGGTCGCCGGGGACCGGTGTGCAGCAGCGGGCCAGCTTGACCCACACGTCCTCGACGCCCTTGACGATGACACCGGGATCGGAGCTGGCACGGCGCTTGCG includes:
- a CDS encoding AAA family ATPase, producing MRDLRHVSTPGHGDLPLEPDPFVGRSAELAGLSRALGASRLVTVTGTGGVGKSRLAARAAARCAPPDGTWRVELAPVRDPEFVDHAVVEALGLTDHTTRSPRETLLAHLAGRRVLLVLDGFEHLVDACASLVAELLRRAPGLRVLAVGRRALSVAGETLFPLSPLGEDEAVALLEVRAGQRGVRAGDGPETRALCRRLDGLPLAIELAAGRLGTLSPGQLLERLDDRFRLLTGGCRDAPPRHRTLRTAIGWSHELCTPEERLLWARLSVFAGRFDLEAAEYVCGGDGLPAADVLDVLSSLLAQSVLTREETAAGVRYRMLDTLRAYGAEWLEGTGDAERVGRRHRDWYVGLATWCELDWFSPRQSEIAARVEAELPNLRRALEVALAEPEEACLGQFLAGSLWFYWVGCGRLSEGRHWLEQAVRLDSGHEQARLKALWVLGYVAVLQGDKASALAALQECRQEAERVASDKALAYAEHRIGCLALVTDDMPRAETLLRSALERYARIGELNSNVLMGQVELAMVRAFRGDLPEAVRLCEDVRRVCDDHGERWARAYALYVLAYAAWSGGDPGGARELLTDCLEGAHAFRDLLGAVLSLELLALVTATEGEAAEAAVLQGAADRMWPSVGLPLFGSAHYNVPHELCEARARECLGDERYEECRRAGSRLGRDEAVRRALRRPGAPAAAPAPRGPVRRAAADAPAHETAASPTRKGGETAD
- the rpsD gene encoding 30S ribosomal protein S4, producing the protein MANQSRPKVKKSRALGIALTPKAVKYFEARPYPPGEHGRGRKQNSDYKVRLLEKQRLRAQYDVSERQLVRAYERASKVQGKTGEALIIELERRLDALVLRSGIARTIYQARQMVVHGHIQVNGKKVDKPSFRVRPDDVVQVRDRSKEKTLFTIAREGGFAPDGETPRYLQVNLKALAFRLDREPNRKEIPVICDEQLVVEYYAR
- a CDS encoding replication-associated recombination protein A: MEPDLFTAAAEERQEKDPTGSPLAVRMRPRTLDEVVGQQHLLKPGSPLRRLVGEGASGPAGPSSVILWGPPGTGKTTLAYVVSKATNKRFVELSAITAGVKEVRAVIDGARRASGGYGQETVLFLDEIHRFSKAQQDSLLPAVENRWVTLIAATTENPYFSVISPLLSRSLLLTLEPLTDDDIRDLLKRALTDERGLKGAVTLPGDTESHLLRIAGGDARRALTALEAAAGAALDKGEAEIALTTLEETVDRAAVKYDRDGDQHYDVASALIKSIRGSDVDAALHYLARMIEAGEDPRFIARRLMISASEDIGLADPNALPIAVAAAQAVAMIGFPEAALTLSHATIALALAPKSNAATTAIGAALDDVRKGLAGPVPPHLRDGHYKGAAKLGHAQGYVYPHDLPEGIAEQQYAPDALKDRQYYEPTRHGAEARYADAVAWTRKHLGRKRS
- a CDS encoding vitamin K epoxide reductase family protein, yielding MSKTTVKDVAMEPESSPSPERAAAPRKEGASRALALLLVITGAAGVLAAWVITLDKFKLLEAKVKGETFTPGCSLNPVVSCGSVMESDQASVFGFPNPMLGLVTYGIVVCVGVSLLAGARFPRWYWLTFNAGTLFGTVFCAWLTFQSLYRINALCLWCCLAWVATIVMFWYVTSFNVRKGFLPAPGWLKGFFGEFTWVLPVLHIGIIGMLVLTRWWDFWTS
- the hisS gene encoding histidine--tRNA ligase translates to MSTFKAPKGTYDLIPPDSAKYLAVREAIAAPLRGSGYGYIETPGFENVELFARGVGESTDIVTKEMYAFETKGGDRLALRPEGTASVLRAALEANLHKAGNLPVKLWYSGSYYRYERPQKGRYRHFSQVGAEAIGAEDPALDAELIILADQAYRSLGLSDFRILLNSLGDKECRPVYRAALQDFLRGLDLDEDTLRRAEINPLRVLDDKRESVQKQLTGAPLLRDYLCDACKAYHEEVRELITAAGVAFEDDPKLVRGLDYYTRTTFEFVHDGLGSQSAVGGGGRYDGLSEMIGGPALPSVGWALGVDRTVLALEAEGVELELPATTSVFAVPLGEEARRVLFAKVTELRKNGVAADFSYGDKGLKAAMKAANRSGARYALVLGERDLAEGVVQLKDMESGEQTAVGVNEIVAELESRLG
- a CDS encoding MBL fold metallo-hydrolase → MLIAGFPAGAWGTNCYLVAPAAGEECVIIDPGHQAAPGVEEAVRKHRLKPVAVILTHGHIDHVASVVPVCGAHDVPAWIHPEDRYMMSDPEKSLGRSIGMPLMGELTVGEPDDVRELTDGAKLELAGLELTVAHAPGHTKGSVTFGLPEAADIPPVFFSGDLLFAGSIGRTDLPGGDMAEMLDSLARVCLPLDDSTVVLSGHGPQTTIGQERATNPYLRQVAADRQGRGAAEAPRRGM
- a CDS encoding peptidylprolyl isomerase, with product MVSQEQRRRQLAREKFLRQQQRRTEARRKARMRNSVIASVLGVVLIGSVALYTTGALEQDDDQANASAEATPSAPSKAPDPCDKPAAGKVKTQTWKKEPAMSIDKSAKYTLELDTTCGTIDVALKASAAPHTVNSFDFLAGKGYFDHTKCHRLTTNGIYVLQCGDPTGTGTGGPGYTIPDENLKDKTLKDNVYPAGTVAMANTGQKNSGGSQFFLVYQDSQLPPSYTPFGTVSEAGMKVLKKIADAGESTGAGDGAPNATVVIDKATVTGS
- a CDS encoding DUF349 domain-containing protein yields the protein MSSDPWGRVDETGTVYVRTADGEKVVGSWQAGSPDEALAYFERKYEGLVVEIGLLEKRVKTTDLSSKDALTAIEHLREQVDAHHAVGDLDALRARLDKLVKLVEARREERKAQRARQSDEARQAKESLVTEAEELAQSDQWRAAGERLRALVDTWKGLPRLDRKSDDELWHRFSHARSVFSKRRKQHFAQLDAQREEARRTKERLVAEAESLSGSTDWGATAARYRELMSEWKAAGRAQREHEEDLWNRFRGAQDVFFAARSSVFAERDAEQAENLKLKEELAGEAEKLLPITDLKAARAAFRAINERWEAIGHVPRDARPRVEGRMHTVERALQEAEEAEWRRTNPEARARAEGLTGQLQAAVDKLKGQIEQARAQGNTAKAEKLERELEGRQALLDQALKGLQEFGG